From the genome of Strongyloides ratti genome assembly S_ratti_ED321, scaffold srae_chrx_scaffold0000007:
TTCTAGAATGAAAGAAAAGTTAGTTAAATAAACCTAGAAATATCATTTTGGACagttatactttttatagttattaattatagttagtatcattttaatgaatatcatatataataattaattagataatctaaatttaattatttatttataatattaatagaaatatttttaatcgtTAAAAGTGATATAATGACAATAAAAtgaaacaattatttaaataacttactaatttgaataaaatgataatctaatatatcttataaagtattggtaaaaataaatatatagtttaaattttttttttatttctattaattttgttaataaatggAAGTTAATGTGaataaatagtataaatGACATTGAAGCAAATGAAGGCAAATGAGAATAATATACATGACTATATATGAAACATCATTAACTCAGTAGTTGTTCATTTATCGAGTGGacataaataatagtaaaagattaaaattatagAGTTTTAACAGTAAGGTGACAGTAATCagtattaatataattttaatgcgTTTATCagttatattctttttaaatggtaaaaattaaagtttaattaaTGGATAAAGAACCACTTAACATATTGtattctttaaattaaatgcCAATTTACAATTATCCTAGGGAAAAGATAATGTACAAGAGTTATTATGagtattgtaaaattttatgactCTTCACAaacaatgataaaatatattatcgtGAGATTTGTCATTAAATAGTTAAATATtgtcaaaaatttatatttaaatgaaaccTAACAATagattattttgatattatttttatatagtgatattatttataaatgaagaaaataatattgaaagaattataaaattaataataaatataacaatagttttataaagtacattaaaagtaatattaaagttgataatttaaattgattgatattaaaatacttaaaagaaatatcataaaataaaatacaaaaatatgaataaagaattgaatttaataaaatttattgacaaaatatttttataatatattaaaaagaatatttaatggAGTGATATCATTgttatgtaaatataatttttatcattttattatttaaataaaaatcacttttcaattttattttataaaataaaatttaaaaaaaataaaatattatcatacttgttaagaaatatttcttttataataaatcattggaaaacaataataattttaaactagTTTCTTaaacaaaacaaaattttaaataaaattagaacattaaaaaaaaaaaacttttatttcataaagtaaatgatttttattgctattaaaaaagtataatattcgttagttagtaaatatttataaatagtgtattaatacatttttaaaagtaaaaaaaaatattaatcaacaatatcataatggaatatttaaatgattgaAGAGTTAATTCAGTACATGCCAACAAACGTTAAAGTTATATTTGAGACGATTTATAGATAAATGTAAAGATCAAAgaagaatatattaaaatatgtgaAAAAGACTTAACACTTAATAGTATGGTTGAATTATTTTGAAGAAGCTTTACTGTTtaagattattataaaaagtggtcttttgttaaaaagaatctttataaaagattaattaattttaaataaatgaatgtTACTAAAATGATTTACctcttttaaaagtattataaaaaagaagtataataaaacatatatatataaagaacaCTAACTagcaataaaattaaaaaatctagTTAATTTAGAAATAAGGAAAGCTAAAATCACATTTTTGATGGCATTAGATATGtcttgaaaataaaataaaatttttgcgACAGGCTTTATTCATTGatttatgaaatataaaaaaaaagagtaatACTTTCTCacgtttaaaatatatttaataaaaaatattttatttgttaaaatactaataacattaatattagataatattttatatatgaaaaacttttacattttattacaatttataatataaataaaaatatataatatcttcataggtgatattattaatcaactatatatttattatcattaagtgctttttaaattaaccaAAGGTTATCATAGTTTAGAAcagaaaacattttaaagtaatCAAAATGTAAGGAgtataaaacaataaattaactataaagaaattatcaaaatgtaAGACtgtaataattatatatgataaattaaaagtaaactaaataatctattttatcttaaatatactttattgACGTACTCCTTCTTTagttaaaaactttttattataaaaacaagatttattaaattgtatagaaaaaataatatatatatataaaatatataaaaatgtactaTATTGTGgatgaattttatttttatagaacaaattttaacacttattattaatttaacatgattaaattgataaaaaagagGATGCATTTACAAAGAATTATGAagcattatattttaaatattttcgaTAAGacttttttaaagtttaacaTGATATAATGTCATTATCTTTtttcctaaaaaaaaaaatgtcaatTTCAAAGtatctattaaaattagATGGTTCTTCAAGGAAATTATTTGGTATATAGATTACTAAAATtacaacaaatttttttgcatatatttaattaatactatatataagtattatcttttttcattttactTCACTTCAATAATGAGTAAACtggaaaattttaaatcaatagctaaaaaaattgtttgtaTTGGAAGAAATTATGCCGAGCATGCTGCTGAGTTAGGAAATAAAATTCCTGATAAACCAATGATATTTGTTAAGACAACAAATTCATTAATTAGTGAAggagaaaaaattaaaattccTATTGGATGTAATGATTTACATCAAGAAGTTGAATTGgctgttatttttaataaaactgtATCAAATGTTAAAGAAATAGATGCTATGAAATATGTTGGAGGGTATGCTGTTGCCTTAGATATGACAGCAAGAGATTTTCAAGTatgttttatcaaattttttttttttaatataaataaataataatttaagaaTGAAGCTAAGAAAGCTGGTGCACCATGGTTTTTGGCAAAATCATTTGATACATCATGTCCTATATCAGAATATATTCCAAAAGATAAGATTCCTGATCCACATAATGTTGAGTTATTCTGTTACATTAATGGTAAAGTTCAACAAAAATGTAAGACAAATGTTATGATATTTAACATTCCAACTTTGATTAGTTATGTCAGTCAATATATAACATTAGAAGAAGGAGATATTTTGTTAACTGGAACACCAAGTGGTGTTTCAAAAGTTGTCTCTGGCGATTGTATTGAGTTTGGTTTGACAGATATatcaaaaagtaaaatttatgtCAATTAATTAAgcatttataaaagatatctATAGGTTATAAATTGTGTTATAAAGAAATagtctttttttatatttgtaattctttttaataattaatctttaaagaaaaaatatatgatattataaataatattaaaattaacaatcAGCTAAAAAGtgaataattaatataaaatgcactatgtttatttaatatacatcaatttttttttttttaaataaagtgtCAACAAgtcttaaataaataatttaaataattctttctatatatttaatcaGGAAAACAATACCCAAAAGGCATTCCCAACTCTTTTTAACATAatgatacaaaaaataaaaaaaaaatttttttctcattAAAAGCAATTGGTATTTTTGAAGAGAAGTATCTTAAGTAAATTTGAATGTGAACCATAAAATTGGACGCGTTTTAAAGTTTTGAAATAACATAGTAACTGTGTGTTTTtctgaaaatatataatatgcCGTTGAAAAGTATATAAAGAACTATACATAGATGTTTATTTgccataaaaatttaaaatattcattttctCTACTAACATTTCATGACTTTTTCctattaatgtatttttcaatatattttttttaattttcaagcaaataatcttttacaattatttaatataaaaatattttaatgtttatataactaaaatatattaaaagttgaATTGGATataattgaatatttatgcaagaaaaaaaatgatatcaaatgataaagaaattGATAACTTTATTGTTAGTTCTCCATCTTTTGAAAGAAAGTTATTAAATCCACcagaaattaattttttgacaGTTGATCCAAAAAGTGAAAATGTAGAAACAGCAAGTGTTATGAGAAAAAGAGATAGATTAAAAGCacgtattaaaaaattaagacgtaagaataataaatttaaaaagaagtaaaaaaaaaaataaatataataaactttttttttttagaaaaccAATGTGTTGGTATTTGTGTATTTCTTGCTTTAGGAATACTATTTAATGGTTTAGCATATCTTGCAAGTGTATACTCAGCACATCTCAATACAGAAATTATTGAAGCAGTAGTGGCTAGTCAACAAAATTCAAAACTTGGTAATTTAcaattgaaattaaaaaaagcatTACAAGGAACACcatctaaatttttaattggtCTTATTAATTGGATTGGAAGAATGTTAAGTGCTGTAGGAACAATGTTATTAGTTCAGGTATatagaaaaactttttattttaaaatatattttttttagagtattgtaacatttttaaaaagaagaagatCCGATTCATG
Proteins encoded in this window:
- a CDS encoding Acylpyruvase FAHD1, mitochondrial, which produces MSKLENFKSIAKKIVCIGRNYAEHAAELGNKIPDKPMIFVKTTNSLISEGEKIKIPIGCNDLHQEVELAVIFNKTVSNVKEIDAMKYVGGYAVALDMTARDFQNEAKKAGAPWFLAKSFDTSCPISEYIPKDKIPDPHNVELFCYINGKVQQKFMSVNI